From one Halothece sp. PCC 7418 genomic stretch:
- the gvpN gene encoding gas vesicle protein GvpN translates to MTTVLHARPKGFVSTPTIDRISRRAWRYLQSGFSIHLRGPAGTGKTTLAMHLADLLNRPIMLLYGDDEFKSTDLIGSNTGYTRKKVVDNYIHSVVKEEDELRQQWVDSRLTMACREGFTLVYDEFNRSPPEVNNVLLSALEEKLLVLPPDSHRSEYVRVSPNFRAIFTSNPEEYWGVHGTQDALLDRVVTINVPEPDLETQREIIVQKVGINADDGDMIVNFVRNFRDRAEMENSSGLRSCLMIAQVCHQHEIPVQTSNEDFQDICYDILTSRCPLSTQESISLLEQLFREYELELVVEDEDEDVPSVIVEGETEDLSSDEKPHLRLSHPFGNTEND, encoded by the coding sequence ATGACCACTGTTTTACACGCTCGTCCCAAAGGTTTTGTTTCCACGCCAACCATTGATCGCATTAGTCGTCGGGCTTGGCGTTATCTTCAATCTGGCTTTTCCATTCACTTGCGTGGACCTGCTGGTACGGGTAAAACGACCCTAGCTATGCACCTCGCAGATTTACTCAATCGTCCGATTATGCTGTTGTATGGGGATGATGAATTTAAAAGCACTGATTTAATCGGGAGTAATACGGGTTACACCCGCAAAAAAGTTGTGGATAACTATATCCATAGTGTGGTGAAAGAAGAAGATGAACTGCGCCAGCAATGGGTCGATTCTCGCCTGACCATGGCGTGTCGAGAAGGCTTTACCCTTGTATATGACGAGTTTAATCGCTCTCCCCCAGAAGTGAATAATGTTTTATTATCCGCATTAGAAGAAAAATTATTAGTGCTTCCCCCTGATAGCCATCGCTCTGAATATGTGCGGGTGAGTCCGAATTTTAGGGCAATTTTTACCTCCAACCCCGAAGAATATTGGGGCGTTCATGGAACACAAGATGCGCTGCTCGATCGCGTGGTGACGATTAATGTTCCTGAACCCGATCTTGAAACGCAACGAGAGATTATTGTGCAAAAAGTGGGAATTAATGCAGATGACGGCGATATGATTGTCAATTTTGTTCGTAACTTTCGCGATCGCGCTGAAATGGAAAATTCCTCGGGTTTACGCTCTTGTTTAATGATTGCACAAGTCTGTCATCAACATGAAATTCCTGTTCAAACCAGTAACGAAGACTTCCAAGATATTTGTTACGACATTCTCACCTCTCGCTGTCCCCTTTCTACCCAAGAATCCATCAGTCTTTTAGAACAACTCTTTCGGGAGTACGAACTAGAATTGGTTGTGGAAGATGAGGATGAGGATGTACCATCAGTGATTGTAGAAGGAGAAACTGAAGACTTATCCTCTGATGAAAAACCGCATCTTCGGCTCTCTCATCCCTTTGGCAACACCGAAAACGATTAA
- the gvpA gene encoding gas vesicle structural protein GvpA codes for MAVEKTNSSSSLGEVVDRILDKGVVVDLWVRVSLVGIELLAVEARVVVASVETYLKYAEAVGLTSSAAVPAE; via the coding sequence ATGGCTGTTGAAAAAACTAACTCTTCCTCCAGCTTAGGAGAAGTCGTTGATCGCATTTTAGATAAAGGTGTAGTGGTTGATTTGTGGGTGCGGGTTTCCTTAGTGGGAATTGAATTACTCGCCGTGGAAGCTCGGGTTGTCGTTGCTTCCGTCGAAACTTACCTCAAATATGCAGAAGCAGTGGGCTTAACTTCCTCTGCTGCTGTCCCCGCAGAATAA
- a CDS encoding GvpL/GvpF family gas vesicle protein: protein MLYTYCFLFSPEKTLSLPQGFKGDLQMIEKGAIAAVVEPNLPKAELEEDDQKLVQAVVHHDWVICELFRGLTVLPLRFGTYFRGEADLRSHLAAYEESYQQKLTALTGKVEVTLKLTPIPFSEEGSSSTAKGKAYLQAKKQRYQQQSNYQTQQQEALEKLQEEIKKTYPQLIHDEPKENTERFYLLIDSHSFSVFGEKMEQWKQFLSSWSIEISDPLPPYHFL, encoded by the coding sequence ATGTTATATACTTACTGTTTCTTATTTTCTCCAGAAAAAACCCTCTCCTTACCGCAGGGTTTCAAGGGAGACTTACAGATGATAGAAAAGGGCGCGATCGCTGCGGTGGTTGAACCCAATCTTCCCAAGGCAGAATTAGAAGAAGACGATCAAAAATTAGTGCAAGCAGTCGTCCATCATGATTGGGTGATTTGCGAACTGTTCCGAGGCTTGACAGTTCTTCCCCTGCGCTTTGGGACGTATTTTCGAGGGGAAGCAGATTTACGCTCTCATTTAGCTGCTTATGAAGAAAGCTACCAGCAAAAGTTAACCGCACTCACGGGAAAAGTAGAAGTGACCCTCAAACTAACCCCGATTCCTTTTTCTGAAGAAGGTTCCTCCTCAACCGCAAAAGGGAAAGCCTATTTACAAGCGAAAAAACAACGGTATCAGCAACAAAGCAATTATCAAACACAGCAACAAGAAGCCTTAGAGAAATTGCAGGAAGAAATCAAGAAAACTTATCCCCAACTGATTCATGACGAACCGAAAGAAAATACGGAACGCTTTTATTTACTAATTGACAGTCACAGCTTCTCAGTGTTTGGGGAAAAGATGGAACAATGGAAACAATTTCTATCCAGTTGGAGCATTGAAATCAGTGATCCGCTTCCGCCTTATCATTTTCTTTAA
- a CDS encoding glucokinase, producing the protein MTLLIAGDIGGTKTILRLVEVTKQAVDFQTVHQVTYPSQNYSDLVPMVQEFLGETDYTPTKACFAIAGPVIQQSCQLTNLSWYLEADRLQQELNLEAVSLINDFAAVSYGVLGIKNEELEPLQGVTPQKDAPIAIIGAGTGLGEGFLIPKGNGDYQIFGTEGGHTDFAARSELEFQILNYIRQQKQVSRVSVERIVSGQGIISIYQALRDLNIHPEGNASVAETIREWEKQQRTEIDPAAAIAQAAATDRLCEKTMELFMEAYAAEAGNLALKLLPYGGLYIAGGIAAKNLAWMKSNRFLKVFKDKGRVSPVLDAVPIHLILDPQVGLIGSIMYGLNQ; encoded by the coding sequence ATGACTTTACTCATTGCTGGTGATATCGGAGGGACTAAAACTATCTTACGGCTTGTGGAAGTCACAAAGCAAGCAGTTGATTTTCAAACTGTCCACCAAGTGACTTATCCCTCTCAAAACTATTCTGATTTAGTGCCAATGGTACAGGAATTTTTAGGAGAAACCGATTATACTCCGACAAAAGCCTGTTTCGCGATCGCGGGACCTGTGATCCAGCAAAGTTGTCAACTGACAAATCTCAGTTGGTATTTGGAGGCGGATCGCCTGCAACAGGAATTAAATCTTGAAGCCGTGAGTCTGATTAACGACTTTGCAGCAGTGAGTTATGGGGTCTTAGGGATCAAAAATGAAGAGTTAGAACCCTTACAAGGGGTTACGCCCCAAAAAGACGCTCCCATTGCCATTATCGGTGCAGGAACTGGCTTAGGAGAAGGATTTTTGATTCCGAAAGGGAATGGGGATTATCAAATTTTTGGCACAGAAGGAGGACACACCGATTTCGCAGCGCGATCGGAGTTAGAATTTCAGATTTTAAACTATATTCGCCAGCAAAAACAGGTTAGTCGGGTGTCTGTGGAAAGAATTGTCTCGGGACAAGGGATTATCTCGATTTATCAAGCCCTCAGAGATCTTAATATTCATCCTGAAGGGAATGCTTCCGTTGCAGAAACGATCCGTGAATGGGAAAAGCAACAACGGACTGAGATTGATCCAGCAGCAGCGATCGCGCAAGCAGCAGCAACCGATCGCCTTTGTGAAAAAACCATGGAACTGTTTATGGAAGCCTATGCAGCAGAGGCGGGAAACCTCGCCTTAAAACTACTCCCTTACGGCGGATTGTATATTGCAGGAGGAATTGCTGCCAAAAACTTAGCTTGGATGAAAAGCAATCGTTTTCTCAAAGTCTTTAAGGACAAAGGGAGAGTCAGCCCAGTGTTAGATGCAGTTCCCATTCATCTGATTCTCGATCCGCAAGTCGGTCTCATTGGTTCGATTATGTACGGTTTAAATCAATAA
- a CDS encoding histidine phosphatase family protein, producing MTQTIWITRHGNRYDFVNPDWFITAKLRYDPHLAEDGIQQAQELGKRLQSENITHIFSSPFLRTVQTAHEIAKILDLSIKLEAGLGEWLNPSWMDHDPEIRSPETLAQHYPLIDLNYNSRVIPQYPETEETVQTRTAETAQRLASEFEGELLFVGHGASVLGTAEGLLGEPLNIRASFCCLTKLVQNNGGWEVELAGDTSHLSTTENTIRFN from the coding sequence ATGACACAAACAATCTGGATCACACGGCATGGTAATCGGTACGACTTTGTTAACCCCGATTGGTTTATCACAGCAAAACTTCGTTACGATCCACATCTAGCAGAAGATGGAATTCAACAAGCTCAAGAACTGGGAAAAAGATTACAATCGGAAAACATTACTCATATTTTTTCTTCCCCCTTTCTACGCACTGTCCAAACCGCTCATGAAATTGCAAAAATCTTAGATTTATCGATCAAACTTGAAGCTGGACTCGGCGAATGGTTAAATCCCAGTTGGATGGATCATGACCCAGAAATTCGCTCTCCTGAAACGTTAGCTCAACACTATCCTTTAATTGATTTAAATTATAACTCACGAGTAATTCCTCAATATCCAGAAACCGAAGAAACGGTACAAACCAGAACCGCAGAAACAGCACAAAGACTAGCCAGTGAATTTGAAGGCGAGTTGTTATTTGTTGGTCATGGCGCTTCTGTTTTAGGAACAGCAGAAGGCTTATTAGGAGAACCACTCAATATTCGCGCTTCCTTTTGTTGTTTGACCAAATTAGTGCAAAATAATGGAGGTTGGGAAGTTGAACTTGCTGGTGATACCTCACACCTTTCAACAACAGAGAATACGATTCGTTTCAATTAG
- a CDS encoding diguanylate cyclase domain-containing protein, with protein sequence MDFEPRILAVDDVPDNLLLLCDLLEERGYHVSIASNVQVALNNINKNPPDLILLDICMPGMSGYRVASQLKSDPKTKEIPIIFLSVLEDAHLKVKAFRVGGADYITKPFQVEEVIARIEHQITIQQQKNELKQLKGQLLEQNQILEQRNYDLQVLLTLTKIMNTAETLDSAIAQVLTKLCKIIGWDYGEAWILNAEGTELENSNSWYASDPSLDRLHENQEETIVNVKKDLVKQIAQSQEIQSLVDIKNIEQFSRCDSCKQLQKNIQNLGLKTLLGVPILFQRTVLAVLLFFSDGSESDGQTSQVSPLSFDQLELIQSVANQLGTLMQRLRTETALKQANEKLQHLVSYDGLTAIANRRRFDEYLDEQWRQGKRDRAELSLILCDLDAFKRYNDTLGHQAGDQCLQQVAQGIEAIVNRPLDLVARYGGEEIAILLPKTSQIGAFQLAEKICTAIKELQISHPDSPVSPYVTISVGVSSIIPRDDCAPKTLIRMADNALYQAKKSGRDRVILNNQFTEEINQDQ encoded by the coding sequence ATGGACTTTGAACCGAGAATTTTAGCAGTTGATGATGTTCCTGATAACTTATTATTGTTATGTGACTTATTAGAAGAACGCGGATATCATGTCAGTATTGCTTCTAATGTACAGGTCGCTTTAAATAATATTAATAAAAACCCACCCGATTTAATTTTGCTTGACATTTGTATGCCAGGGATGAGCGGTTATCGGGTTGCCTCGCAGTTAAAATCAGATCCAAAAACAAAAGAAATTCCCATTATTTTCTTAAGTGTTTTAGAAGATGCTCACTTAAAAGTCAAAGCCTTTCGGGTCGGCGGAGCAGACTATATTACCAAGCCGTTTCAAGTGGAAGAAGTGATTGCAAGGATTGAACATCAAATCACGATTCAACAACAGAAAAATGAGCTCAAGCAATTAAAAGGACAACTGTTAGAACAAAATCAGATCTTAGAACAACGGAACTATGATTTACAGGTTTTACTGACGTTAACTAAAATTATGAATACCGCAGAGACTCTAGATAGCGCGATCGCGCAGGTGTTAACAAAACTCTGTAAAATCATTGGCTGGGATTATGGAGAAGCATGGATTTTAAATGCGGAAGGAACTGAACTAGAAAACAGCAACTCTTGGTATGCGAGTGATCCGAGCTTAGATCGGTTACATGAGAACCAAGAAGAAACAATTGTTAACGTCAAGAAGGACTTAGTTAAACAAATCGCTCAATCTCAAGAAATTCAATCCCTCGTTGATATTAAAAATATTGAGCAATTCAGTCGGTGTGATTCCTGCAAACAATTACAAAAAAACATCCAAAATCTGGGTTTAAAAACCTTATTGGGAGTGCCAATTCTTTTTCAAAGAACAGTCTTAGCTGTCTTGCTGTTTTTCTCAGATGGTTCTGAATCTGATGGTCAAACATCTCAAGTTTCACCCCTAAGTTTTGATCAATTGGAATTAATTCAATCTGTTGCTAATCAGTTAGGAACATTAATGCAGCGGTTACGCACGGAAACAGCATTGAAACAAGCCAATGAGAAACTCCAGCATTTGGTTTCTTATGATGGCTTAACCGCAATTGCAAACCGACGGCGATTTGATGAGTATTTAGATGAACAATGGCGACAAGGAAAGCGCGATCGCGCTGAGTTATCCTTAATTTTATGCGATTTAGATGCCTTCAAACGCTACAACGATACCTTAGGTCATCAAGCAGGAGACCAATGCTTACAACAAGTTGCTCAGGGGATTGAAGCAATTGTCAACCGTCCCCTTGATTTAGTCGCTCGCTATGGAGGAGAAGAAATTGCAATTTTACTTCCTAAGACCTCGCAAATAGGCGCATTTCAGTTAGCGGAAAAAATCTGCACAGCGATCAAAGAATTACAAATTTCTCATCCTGATTCCCCAGTCAGTCCTTATGTCACCATTAGCGTTGGTGTCAGTAGTATTATTCCCCGAGATGATTGTGCGCCAAAAACCTTGATTAGAATGGCTGATAATGCGCTGTATCAAGCTAAAAAATCGGGGCGCGATCGCGTGATTCTCAATAACCAGTTCACAGAAGAAATCAATCAGGATCAATAA
- a CDS encoding PhoH family protein, giving the protein MTEAVKTIELPSSESAIALAGPQEANLKTLSRQTGAKLVMRGQELLITGKEKPVERCLAVVRSLKPYWEEGKAISKAEIMTAFQAQDTGRLEDYQDLQQNVLARTRKGEQIRAKTFRQRQYIKAIQSHDITFCTGPAGTGKTFLAAILAVQSLLKGDYERLILTRPAVEAGEKLGFLPGDLQEKVNPFLRPLYDALYELIDPEKIPDLMAKGTIEIAPLAYMRGRTLNNAFVIVDEAQNTTPAQMKMVLTRLGFSSRMVVTGDITQTDLPYHQESGLVTALTILKSVEGIAVCEFSQGDVVRHPLVQRIVAAYEQHEM; this is encoded by the coding sequence ATGACAGAGGCGGTCAAAACCATTGAATTACCCAGTAGCGAGAGCGCGATCGCGCTAGCCGGTCCCCAAGAAGCCAATCTCAAAACCCTTTCCCGACAAACGGGGGCAAAATTGGTGATGCGGGGACAAGAACTGTTAATCACTGGTAAAGAAAAACCAGTAGAACGATGTTTAGCGGTGGTGCGATCCCTCAAACCCTACTGGGAAGAAGGAAAAGCGATCTCCAAAGCGGAGATCATGACCGCCTTCCAAGCCCAAGATACAGGGCGTTTAGAAGATTATCAAGACTTACAACAAAATGTTCTGGCGCGTACCCGCAAAGGGGAACAAATTCGCGCTAAAACCTTTCGCCAACGCCAATATATTAAAGCGATTCAGTCTCACGATATTACTTTTTGCACGGGACCTGCGGGAACGGGAAAAACTTTTCTCGCTGCAATTCTAGCGGTACAATCTTTATTAAAAGGAGACTACGAGCGTCTTATTCTCACCCGCCCTGCGGTAGAAGCGGGAGAAAAATTAGGCTTCCTCCCTGGAGATTTACAAGAAAAAGTTAATCCCTTTCTGCGTCCTCTCTACGATGCGCTGTATGAACTGATTGACCCCGAAAAAATTCCCGATTTAATGGCAAAAGGAACGATTGAAATCGCGCCTTTAGCTTATATGCGAGGGCGAACGCTTAATAATGCGTTTGTCATTGTCGATGAGGCGCAAAATACCACCCCTGCGCAGATGAAAATGGTACTGACTCGCCTCGGCTTTTCTTCACGCATGGTCGTGACAGGGGATATTACCCAAACCGACTTACCCTATCATCAAGAGTCTGGTTTAGTCACTGCTTTAACCATTCTGAAATCAGTGGAAGGGATCGCCGTTTGTGAATTCTCTCAAGGGGATGTGGTGCGTCATCCGCTGGTGCAGAGAATTGTTGCTGCTTATGAACAACATGAAATGTGA
- a CDS encoding KH domain-containing protein, producing the protein MPNYVNSSSPASHQPQYAELVQFLLTPLLDVPESLRIDCEWTNNNQRVWIRLALEQSDQGKLFGRGGRNLSAVRTVLTAAASAVQQSVYLDVYGEKETSSEAGKTRKPTSERPQKPVGKDGKRKPQKRSKPSPNRSADQRSPELK; encoded by the coding sequence ATGCCTAATTATGTCAATTCCTCATCCCCCGCATCGCATCAGCCACAATATGCTGAATTAGTCCAGTTTTTATTAACCCCCTTACTGGATGTCCCTGAGAGTTTACGAATTGATTGTGAATGGACTAACAACAATCAACGGGTTTGGATTCGTTTGGCGTTAGAACAAAGTGATCAGGGAAAATTATTTGGGCGAGGAGGAAGAAATCTGAGTGCGGTGCGTACTGTGTTGACCGCTGCAGCCTCAGCAGTTCAACAGTCTGTATATCTGGATGTTTATGGGGAGAAAGAGACAAGCAGTGAGGCTGGGAAAACGAGGAAACCCACCTCAGAGCGACCCCAGAAACCAGTGGGAAAAGATGGGAAGAGAAAACCGCAAAAACGGTCTAAACCTAGTCCCAATCGTTCGGCTGATCAACGATCACCAGAACTTAAGTAA
- the rpsP gene encoding 30S ribosomal protein S16 — protein sequence MVKLRLKRLGKKREASYRIVAMNNSSRRDGRPLEELGFYNPRTGETRLNVPAIVKRLQQGAKPTETVDHILKKAQVYQQVNA from the coding sequence ATGGTAAAACTGCGTTTAAAGCGATTAGGTAAGAAAAGAGAAGCTAGCTATCGGATTGTTGCGATGAATAATAGTAGCCGTCGCGATGGTCGCCCCTTAGAAGAATTAGGATTTTATAATCCCAGAACAGGTGAAACTCGACTGAATGTTCCAGCTATTGTCAAGCGGTTGCAGCAAGGGGCAAAACCTACTGAAACCGTGGATCATATTTTGAAAAAAGCGCAAGTGTATCAACAAGTGAATGCCTAA
- a CDS encoding TIGR04376 family protein has protein sequence MGLLDDLTHFLETRLDDFLKKNPHLELQALEEQLREQEKDTIRLVLNLQQQEKKIENEILSLAQDIKLWHQRIDKARAANREDLAQAAQEKEASLLRLGNQRWGKMKGVKEQIRQARALIEQIRQRQKEVKAKAQQVKQTQQTTSRATSSWNTDEIYSSAYNRSFDPLEEEFRNWEVEQELKEMKHQS, from the coding sequence GTGGGTTTATTAGACGATTTAACACATTTTTTAGAAACGCGGTTGGATGATTTTTTAAAGAAAAATCCCCACTTAGAATTACAAGCGTTAGAAGAACAATTACGAGAGCAAGAAAAAGATACGATTCGCTTAGTCTTAAATCTACAACAGCAAGAAAAGAAAATTGAAAATGAAATTCTTTCCCTTGCTCAAGATATTAAACTTTGGCATCAACGCATTGATAAAGCAAGAGCAGCTAACCGTGAAGATTTAGCGCAAGCAGCCCAAGAAAAAGAAGCGAGTTTGTTACGCCTCGGAAACCAACGCTGGGGAAAAATGAAAGGGGTGAAAGAGCAAATTCGACAAGCCCGAGCACTGATTGAGCAGATCAGACAGCGTCAAAAAGAAGTTAAAGCGAAAGCCCAGCAAGTAAAGCAAACCCAGCAAACCACTTCCAGGGCGACCAGCAGTTGGAATACAGACGAAATTTATTCTTCTGCTTATAATCGCAGCTTTGACCCTTTAGAAGAAGAGTTCCGCAATTGGGAAGTGGAACAAGAATTAAAAGAAATGAAGCATCAATCATGA
- the dapB gene encoding 4-hydroxy-tetrahydrodipicolinate reductase gives MSEESVIPVVVNGAAGKMGREVIKAVAEAEGMTLVGAVDQNPAYLGQDIGEVVGCGPLEVPLLNELQGTLVMATQYPTQGVMVDFTHPDSVYENTRTAIAYGVRPVVGTTGLTDKQLSDLTDFAEKATTGALIVPNFSIGIVLLQQAAIQAAKYFDHVEIIELHHNQKADAPSGTAIKTAQMLSGDKTYNPAQVEEQETLAGARGALANDNIHIHSIRLPGLIAHQEVIFGASGQTYTLRHDTSDRAAYMPGVILAIRKVTELKSLVYGLENIL, from the coding sequence ATGAGTGAGGAATCAGTCATTCCAGTGGTCGTTAATGGTGCTGCTGGAAAAATGGGTCGAGAAGTGATCAAAGCTGTTGCGGAAGCAGAAGGGATGACTTTAGTGGGGGCCGTGGATCAAAATCCCGCTTATCTTGGTCAAGATATTGGCGAAGTCGTGGGTTGTGGTCCCCTTGAAGTTCCCTTACTCAATGAGTTACAGGGAACGCTGGTGATGGCAACCCAGTATCCCACACAGGGAGTCATGGTTGATTTTACCCATCCTGATAGCGTTTATGAAAACACTCGCACCGCGATCGCGTATGGAGTGCGCCCCGTAGTGGGAACAACGGGCTTAACCGATAAACAACTGTCTGATTTGACTGATTTTGCGGAAAAAGCAACCACAGGTGCACTGATTGTCCCTAATTTTTCCATTGGCATTGTCTTACTGCAACAAGCTGCAATTCAAGCTGCGAAATACTTTGATCACGTAGAAATTATCGAACTGCACCATAATCAAAAAGCAGATGCTCCCAGTGGAACAGCGATTAAAACCGCACAAATGCTCAGTGGTGATAAAACCTATAATCCAGCGCAAGTGGAAGAACAAGAAACGTTAGCGGGGGCAAGAGGGGCGTTAGCGAACGATAATATTCATATCCACAGTATTCGTTTACCAGGTCTGATTGCTCACCAAGAAGTGATTTTTGGGGCAAGTGGTCAGACTTATACCCTCCGTCATGATACCAGCGATCGCGCTGCCTATATGCCTGGAGTCATTCTTGCCATTCGTAAAGTGACAGAACTAAAATCATTGGTGTATGGGTTAGAAAATATTTTATAA
- a CDS encoding CPP1-like family protein — protein sequence MSEQNPYEQLGVTEDASFEEIQEAKVRLTKEYEDDQRQKEAVEAAYDSIIMDRLRLRQEGKIKVPERIRFPERAKPAKPKPQAPNPASSPAWLQRLLDTPSRNDLLISAGIFVLLVAITLSSGDSASVMLALGFAATAYLLNRKENRLGRSLLITLASLLIGVGLGAALAPVVAAGMASEQFTALTTLFLFWLSSSFLR from the coding sequence ATGAGTGAGCAAAATCCTTATGAACAACTAGGCGTAACAGAAGATGCGTCTTTTGAAGAGATACAGGAAGCAAAAGTTCGTTTAACTAAAGAATACGAAGACGATCAGCGACAAAAAGAAGCGGTAGAAGCTGCCTATGACTCCATTATTATGGATCGGTTGCGCCTCCGCCAAGAAGGAAAAATTAAAGTCCCTGAACGGATTCGTTTCCCCGAACGAGCCAAACCAGCCAAACCTAAACCCCAAGCCCCGAACCCTGCATCTTCTCCCGCCTGGCTACAGAGACTTTTGGATACCCCTTCTCGTAATGATTTATTAATTTCTGCGGGGATTTTTGTTCTGTTGGTTGCGATTACCCTCTCCTCTGGTGACAGTGCTTCGGTCATGTTAGCCCTTGGTTTTGCAGCCACAGCTTATCTCTTAAACCGCAAAGAAAACCGTTTGGGTCGTTCTTTACTCATTACTCTGGCTAGTTTATTGATTGGTGTGGGTTTAGGTGCAGCCCTCGCCCCCGTTGTTGCTGCGGGAATGGCTTCAGAGCAGTTTACTGCGTTAACGACTTTGTTTCTGTTTTGGTTGAGTAGCAGTTTCTTGCGCTAG
- a CDS encoding TatA/E family twin arginine-targeting protein translocase, which produces MNVFGIGLPEMALIFVIALLVFGPKKLPEIGSSLGKAIRGFQDASKEFENEFKRETNKAQSNESVKMNAQLEPSASETVSDGESTHAKTTSDQEEQTKV; this is translated from the coding sequence ATGAATGTTTTTGGCATTGGCTTACCAGAAATGGCGTTGATTTTTGTGATTGCGTTACTGGTTTTCGGTCCGAAAAAATTACCAGAAATTGGGAGTAGTCTCGGCAAAGCCATCCGTGGTTTTCAAGATGCTTCTAAAGAATTTGAAAATGAATTTAAGCGGGAAACCAACAAAGCACAAAGTAATGAGTCTGTAAAAATGAATGCTCAGCTTGAACCGAGTGCTTCGGAAACGGTCTCTGATGGCGAATCAACCCACGCCAAAACCACCTCTGATCAAGAAGAACAAACCAAAGTCTAG
- a CDS encoding Coenzyme F420 hydrogenase/dehydrogenase, beta subunit C-terminal domain, translated as MSTVSSHRKAKALKAGSPRPAKALCSECGLCDTYYIHYVKEACAFLHEQIADLEAQAHGQSRDLEKEDDLYFGVHQEMMAARKKEPIEGAQWTGIVSAIACEMLQQGKVEGVVCVQNTPEDRFQPMPIIARTPEEVLAARVNKPTLSPNLSILEEVEQSGFKRLLVIGVGCQIQALRAVQDKLGLEKLYVLGTPCVDNVTREGLQKFLETTSKSPETVVHYEFMQDFRVHFKHEDGSIEKVPFFGLNTKELKDVFAPSCMSCFDYVNSLADLVVGYMGAPFGYQWIVVRNDIGKEMLDLVQDQLETQAVSSKGNRKAAVQQSIPAYDQGVTLPMWAAKLMGVVIEQVGPKGLEYARFSIDSHFTRNYLYVKRNYPEKLDDHVPEYAKRIVEQYELPKD; from the coding sequence ATGAGTACTGTTTCTTCCCATCGTAAAGCCAAAGCTCTCAAAGCTGGTAGTCCCCGTCCCGCGAAAGCTCTTTGTAGCGAATGTGGGTTGTGTGATACCTACTACATCCACTATGTTAAAGAAGCCTGTGCCTTTCTCCATGAGCAAATAGCAGACTTAGAAGCCCAAGCCCATGGACAAAGCCGTGATTTAGAAAAAGAAGACGATCTCTATTTTGGCGTTCATCAAGAAATGATGGCAGCCCGAAAAAAAGAGCCGATTGAGGGAGCGCAGTGGACAGGCATTGTCAGCGCGATCGCGTGTGAAATGCTCCAACAAGGGAAAGTGGAAGGTGTCGTTTGTGTGCAAAACACCCCCGAAGATCGCTTCCAACCCATGCCAATCATAGCGCGGACTCCCGAAGAAGTTTTAGCAGCGCGAGTGAATAAACCCACTCTCTCCCCGAATCTCTCCATCCTAGAAGAAGTGGAACAATCGGGCTTCAAACGTCTCCTTGTGATTGGGGTCGGTTGCCAAATCCAAGCGTTGCGAGCGGTTCAAGATAAACTCGGTCTCGAAAAACTCTATGTCTTAGGAACGCCCTGCGTGGATAACGTTACCCGCGAAGGACTCCAAAAATTTCTCGAAACGACCAGTAAGTCTCCCGAAACCGTGGTTCACTACGAATTTATGCAAGACTTTCGGGTTCACTTTAAGCATGAAGATGGCAGCATTGAAAAAGTTCCCTTTTTCGGACTCAACACCAAAGAATTAAAAGATGTCTTTGCCCCTTCCTGCATGAGTTGCTTTGATTATGTCAACTCTCTTGCCGATCTCGTCGTCGGTTATATGGGCGCACCGTTTGGTTATCAATGGATTGTCGTTCGCAACGACATCGGAAAAGAAATGTTAGATCTCGTTCAAGATCAACTGGAAACCCAAGCGGTGAGTTCAAAAGGCAATCGCAAAGCAGCGGTCCAACAAAGTATTCCCGCCTATGATCAGGGAGTGACCCTTCCCATGTGGGCAGCAAAATTAATGGGGGTCGTGATCGAACAAGTGGGCCCGAAAGGCTTAGAATATGCTCGTTTTTCCATTGATTCTCACTTCACGCGGAACTATTTATATGTCAAACGCAACTATCCAGAGAAGTTAGATGACCATGTGCCCGAATATGCCAAGCGCATCGTAGAACAGTACGAACTACCCAAAGACTGA